A genome region from Fusarium musae strain F31 chromosome 5, whole genome shotgun sequence includes the following:
- a CDS encoding hypothetical protein (BUSCO:EOG092659DX), protein MSRQIAFQASRLASRAIRSSTPVCRSSFRIAPAISHFSILSTLSQKCFSTTVSDKRGIMPDTENPAKPLNEAEEIHQNAVVADITEQEYHDLADEYLDNVVSKFEELQDQREDIDVDFSAGVLSISWPDKGTYIINKQPPNKQIWLSSPISGPKRYDWCLFGEGQNEKEGTAVGDWIYVRDGSSLNQVFSEELGVDIDVPSEE, encoded by the exons ATGTCCCGACAAATCGCATTTCAAGCTTCCCGCTTGGCTTCGCGAGCGATCCGCTCTTCAACGCCCGTATGCCGCTCAAGCTTCCGCATCGCTCCTGCAATCTCGCACTTTTCTATTCTATCTACCCTTTCGCAAAAATGCTTCTCGACTACGGTTTCCGACAAGCGGGGTATCATGCCTGACACGGAGAATCCTGCCAAGCCTTTGAACGAAGCCGAAGAGATCCACCAGAACGCTGTTGTCGCCGATATTACTGAGCAAGAGTATCATGACCTTGCGGACGAGTACCTCGATAATGTTGTCAGCAAGTTTGAGGAACTCCAGGACCAGCGAGAAGACATCGACGTCGACTTCTCG GCTGGAGTCCTCAGCATCAGTTGGCCTGACAAGGGCACATACATCATCAATAAACAGCCCCCTAATAAGCAGATATGGCTGTCATCTCCCATCTCTGGCCCTAAGCGCTATGACTGGTGCCTCTTTGGAGAGGGTCAGAATGAGAAAGAGGGCACAGCTGTGGGTGACTGGATCTACGTCCGTGATGGATCCAGCCTAAACCAGGTCTTCTCTGaggagcttggtgttgacattGACGTTCCGAGCGAGGAGTAG
- the LEU6_1 gene encoding 2-isopropylmalate synthase (EggNog:ENOG41): MASTDSVPKAMEALNISKTKELKGAGPTSSTTEKRDTLIALEKKYQQKWQDEKVFEANAPTTDEVPLHSIPAAELREQQPKFFGTMAYPYMNGTLHAGHSFSVSKVEFAAGVARMQGKRTLFPMGFHCTGMPIKACADKLVNEVKMFGQDFGGYKDDEPVVEEKTPAAKQAKEDITKFKATKGKAAAKAVKMK; the protein is encoded by the exons ATGGCTTCTACGGATTCTGTCCCCAAGGCTATGGAGGctctcaacatctccaagaccaaggagctCAAAGGTGCAGGTCCAACTTCCTCCACC ACTGAGAAGCGAGACACTTTGATCGCACTCGAGAAGAAATATCAACAGAAATGGCAGGACGAGAAAGTCTTTGAAGCCAATGCTCCCACCACGGATGAGGTGCCCCTCCACTCCATTCCCGCCGCCGAACTTCGGGAGCAGCAGCCCAAATTCTTTGGAACCATGGCCTACCCTTACATGAACGGAACCCTTCACGCTGGTCACTCTTTCTCCGTCAGCAAGGTTGAATTCGCCGCTGGTGTTGCACGCATGCAGGGAAAGCGAACCCTCTTCCCCATGGGCTTCCACTGCACTGGTATGCCCATCAAGGCTTGTGCcgacaagctcgtcaacgaAGTTAAGATGTTCGGTCAAGACTTTGGGGGCTACAAGGATGATGAACCTGTCGTCGAAGAGAAGACTCCGGCTGCCAAACAAGCCAAGGAGGACATCACGAAGTTCAAGGCTACAAAAGGCAAGGCTGCAGCAAAGGCTGTCAAAATGAAGTAA
- the LEU6_2 gene encoding 2-isopropylmalate synthase: MQAIGIPTEEIHKFADPQHWLQYFPPLCREDLTNFGCRIDWRRSFVTTDANPYYDAFVRWQMNSLKALNKIKFGKRYTIYSIKDGQPCMDHDRAEGEGVGPQEYTALKIKVLEWAPKAAETLKGKLPDGVNVYQIAATLRPETMYGQTCCFVGPKITYGIFQVNETDYYCMTERAARNMAYQGIFAKEGVIEKAAEIIGSDMVGTLVDAPLSLHKEGVRVLPMETVLPTKGTGVVTSVPSDSPDDFATVTDLAKKADYYGIQKEWAELEIFPIIETPSYGDLCAPFLVKKLKIASPKDTKQLEEAKELAYKEGFYQGVLKVGEFKGEKVEVAKPKVRQQMIDAGQAFAYSEPERKVVSRSADECIVSLMDQWYLDYGEESWKKTALDYVDNGLNTYTPEVKNSFEGVLNWLNQWACARSFGLGSKLPWDPQFLVESLSDSTVYMAYYTIAHLLHKDIFGKTKGSANVEPEQMIDEVWDYIFSRRDLSDEIVTDSKIPKETLEKMRREFEYFYPLDVRVSGKDLINNHLTFMTYNHLALFSREYWPQAIRANGHLMLNGEKMSKSTGNFMTLRDLTEKYGADASRIALADAGDGVNDANFEEDVADTNILRLYTLKEWCEDIVRDQDQLRTGELNSFQDALFNNDMNAVIKEAVEQYANTNYKLALKAGLYELTSARDFYREACAAAGIKLHRDLALRYIEVQALLLAVVAPHWSEYIWLEVLKNKGTIHNARFPEIKEVVASLSAKRDYVRNTASNVNSAEGLQLKKKAKGKETSFDPKKPKQLTIFVTDKFPAWQAKYIDLLKEMWNVEAKTVNDKELNGKIGKMGEMKKAMPFVQNLKRRLQAGEPASVVLEQKLAFNEKETLLQMVPGLKRTSGLVACHIISVEEGSKKGINLGDGKEVELSVPTAEHAVPGQPTFYFENVEA, from the exons ATGCAAGCTATTGGCATACCTACAGAGGAGATTCACAAGTTTGCCGACCCTCAACACTGGCTCCAATACTTTCCTCCTCTGTGCAGAGAAGACCTGACCAACTTTGGTTGCCGTATCGACTGGCGCCGATCCTTTGTCACCACAGATGCCAACCCTTACTACGACGCTTTCGTTCGATGGCAGATGAACAGCCTCAAGGCGCTGAACAAGATCAAATTCGGCAAGCGATACACCATCTACTCCATTAAGGATGGCCAGCCGTGCATGGACCACGATCGagctgagggtgagggtgttGGACCCCAGGAATACACTGCCCTGAAGATTAAGGTTCTCGAATGGGCGCCCAAAGCTGCCGAGACCTTGAAGGGTAAGCTCCCGGATGGTGTCAATGTTTACCAAATCGCGGCCACTCTGAGGCCTGAGACTATGTATGGCCAGACTTGCTGTTTCGTTGGCCCTAAGATTACCTACGGGATCTTCCAAGTTAATGAGACCGACTACTACTGTATGACGGAGCGCGCAGCAAGGAACATGGCGTACCAGGGTATCTTTGCTAAGGAGGGTGtcattgagaaggctgctgaaatCATTGGTTCCGACATGGTTGGCACTCTTGTTGATgctcctctctctctacaCAAGGAGGGAGTCCGTGTCTTGCCTATGGAGACTGTTCTCCCTACAAAGGGCACTGGAGTTGTCACTTCCGTACCTTCTGACAGTCCCGATGACTTTGCTACTGTGACCGACCTGGCTAAGAAGGCTGATTATTATGGGATTCAGAAGGAATGGGCCGAGCTCGAAATCTTCCCCATTATTGAGACACCCAGTTACGGTGACCTCTGCGCCCCTTTTCtagtcaagaagctcaagattgcCTCTCCCAAGGATACAAAGCAGCTcgaagaggccaaggagcttgCTTACAAGGAGGGCTTCTACCAGGGTGTCCTGAAAGTAGGTGAGTTCAAGGGCGAGAAGGTCGAGGTTGCCAAGCCCAAGGTCCGACAGCAGATGATCGATGCTGGTCAGGCATTCGCCTACTCTGAACCTGAGCGCAAGGTGGTCAGCCGGTCAGCGGATGAATGTATCGTTTCTCTTATGGATCAGTGGTACCTGGACTATGGTGAGGAATCGTGGAAGAAGACCGCCCTTGACTATGTGGACAATGGTCTAAACACTTACACACCTGAGGTCAAGAACAGCTTTGAAGGCGTTCTGAACTGGCTGAACCAGTGGGCTTGTGCTCGGTCCTTCGGTCTTGGCTCGAAGCTGCCTTGGGATCCTCAATTCCTTGTCGAGAGTCTGAGTGATTCAACCGTCTACATGGCCTACTACACTATCGCACATCTCTTgcataaagatattttcggCAAGACGAAGGGAAGCGCAAATGTCGAACCCGAACAGATGATCGACGAAGTCTGGGACTATATCTTCAGCCGCCGTGATTTAAGTGACGAGATCGTCACAGACAGCAAGATTCCCAAAGAAACTCTGGAGAAGATGCGCCGCGAATTTGAGTACTTCTATCCTCTCGACGTGCGAGTATCGGGCAAA GACCTCATAAATAATCATCTGACGTTTATGACTTACAACCATCTTGCCCTATTCTCTCGCGAGTACTGGCCGCAAGCTATTCGTGCAAACGGTCATCTGATGCTGAATGGCGAGAAGATGAGTAAGAGCACCGGTAATTTCATGACTCTCCGAGACTTGACAGAGAAATATGGTGCGGATGCTTCTCGTATTGCTCTTGCAGATGCCGGTGACGGTGTAAACGACGCCAAtttcgaggaggatgttgccGATACGAACATTCTCCGATTGTATACTCTCAAAGAGTGGTGTGAGGACATCGTTCGGGACCAGGATCAGCTTCGAACTGGCGAATTGAATTCGTTCCAGGACGCTTTGTTCAACAACGACATGAACGCGGTTATCAAGGAGGCTGTTGAGCAGTATGCCAACACCAACTACAAGCTGGCCTTGAAGGCTGGTCTATATGAGTTGACGAGTGCTCGCGATTTCTATCGAGAAGCCTGTGCAGCAGCTGGCATAAAACTGCACCGCGATCTTGCCCTCCGGTATATCGAGGTACAGGCTCTGTTGCTGGCGGTCGTTGCTCCTCACTGGTCTGAGTACATTTGGCTTGAGGTGCTGAAGAATAAGGGCACTATCCATAATGCTCGATTCCCCGAGATCAAGGAGGTCGTTGCTTCCCTGTCGGCGAAGCGTGACTATGTACGAAACACTGCTTCCAACGTCAACTCGGCGGAGGGTCTGcaactgaagaagaaggccaagggcaaggagacATCTTTCGACCCTAAGAAGCCTAAGCAACTCACAATCTTTGTCACGGACAAATTTCCAGCTTGGCAAGCGAAATACATTGACCTCTTGAAGGAGATGTGGAACGTGGAGGCCAAGACAGTCAACGATAAGGAGCTCAATGGCAAGATTGGCAAGATGGGCGAAATGAAGAAGGCTATGCCATTTGTGCAGAACCTCAAGAGACGACTTCAGGCCGGTGAACCAGCGAGCGTGGTTCTGGAGCAGAAGCTGGCATTCAACGAGAAAGAGACTCTCCTGCAGATGGTTCCTGGATTGAAGCGAACTAGCGGCCTGGTTGCTTGTCACATCATCTCAGTCGAAGAGGGCAGCAAGAAAGGAATCAATCTCGGAGATGGTAAGGAGGTGGAGCTTTCAGTGCCTACAGCCGAGCATGCAGTCCCTGGACAGCCAACATTCTATTTTGAGAATGTCGAGGCTTGA
- the DPH3 gene encoding Diphthamide biosynthesis protein 3, with amino-acid sequence MSDDEGISIYDEVEIEDMTFDEAMGVYQFPCPCGDKFQITLEDLLDEQDIAVCPSCSLMIRVIFDLDDLPKPPTSGTSGGQVLLAA; translated from the exons ATGTCCGACGACGAGGGTATTTCTATATACGATGAAGTCGAGATTGAGGATATGACTTTTGACGAGGCTATGGGAGTTTACCAGTTCCCATGTCCTTGTGGCGACAAGTTCCAAATCACACTCGAAGATTTGCTGGACGAGCAGGATATTGCCGTGTGTCCTAGTTGCAGTCTCATGATTCGGGTTATTTTTGATCTG GATGACTTACCAAAGCCACCCACTTCAGGCACCTCGGGCGGACAGGTTCTTCTAGCCGCTTGA
- a CDS encoding hypothetical protein (EggNog:ENOG41) has product MASQSKLALPGDRTLRGLISQLTTLYVSNRTRISRAVWITLFAALANRIRLAISEQKAASARESAQRAARRGTTSSGSEETPRKKVELNREFFRSLLRLLKIVVPGWRSKESRLLMSHSFFLVLRTLISLRVAEMDGAIVKALVKGNGREFLKRIVWWMLIAVPATFTNSMLSYHQAELSLKYRSRLTQHIHDKYLSNLTFYGISALDDRIKNPDQLIAVDVSKFSNSLAELYSNLAKPLLDMTIYTWSLSKSVGGEGVVFMSLLVQLSANVMRALTPPFGKYVADEARLEGEFRFQHSRLIDYSEEVALYGGHNAEKDTLDKGYFTLIKHVNYILRRRFYHGFMEDFVIKYFWGALGLMLCSVPVFVKMPGHIAMNMGDRTEAFVTNRRMLLSASDAFGRIMFSYREVMELAGYTSRVATLLDVMDDVQAGHFEKKLVSSSGVEGNEAVLKGRGTVHESNDITFIDVPIISPNGDVLIKALSFTLKHGDHLLVVGPNGCGKSSLFRILGGLWPVYGGTVYKPPFHAIFYIPQRPYLSRGSLRQQIIYPDSLRQMRARSVTDADLLEYLKILGLEHLPELYEEGWDAEAEWRDVLSGGLQQRVAMARLFYHRPKYAILDECTSSVTLETEKAMYDTAKALGVTLMTVSHRRSLWKYHSHILQFDGQGNYVFTKLDADRRLKLEDEKEELEVRLRQVPELERRIAELTAA; this is encoded by the exons ATGGCATCGCAATCGAAGCTCGCCTTGCCTGGCGATCGGACCCTCCGGGGTCTCATCTCGCAACTCACAACTCTCTACGTTTCCAATCGCACACGTATCTCACGCGCTGTATGGATCACTCTGTTCGCTGCCCTCGCCAATCGAATTCGCCTTGCCATCTCCGAGCAAAAGGCAGCCTCCGCCCGTGAATCTGCCCAGCGCGCGGCTCGTCGTGGTACCACATCCAGTGGAAGCGAGGAAACACCCCGAAAGAAAGTCGAGCTGAATCGCGAGTTCTTTCGGTCATTGCTTCGGCTACTCAAGATTGTTGTTCCAGGATGGCGCAGCAAAGAGTCGAGGTTACTGATGAGccacagcttcttcttggttctCAGGACTTTAATTAGTCTACGCGTCGCCGAGATGGATGGTGCTATTGTAAAGGCTCTCGTGAAAGGAAACGGAAGGGAGTTCCTGAAGCGCATAGTATGGTGGATGCTCATCGCGGTCCCTGCGACCTTCACCAACTCCATG CTATCGTATCATCAAGCTGAACTATCGCTTAAATATCGATCGCGGCTTACGCAGCATATACATGACAAATACTTATCCAATCTAACCTTCTACGGTATTTCGGCTTTGGATGACAGAATAAAGAATCCAGATCAACTGATTGCGGTCGATGTATCAAAGTTCTCGAATAGTCTGGCCGAATTGTACAGTAATTTAGCCAAACCTCTACTCGACATG ACAATATATACCTGGTCCTTGTCGAAGAGCGTTGGAGGTGAAGGCGTTGTCTTCATGTCACTCCTTGTGCAATTATCAGCCAACGTGATGAGAGCACTAACTCCGCCGTTTGGTAAATATGTTGCAGATGAAGCAAGGTTGGAGGGCGAATTCCGCTTCCAGCACTCGCGCCTCATCGATTATAGCGAAGAAGTCGCTTTATACGGGGGCCACAACGCTGAAAAGGACACTTTAGACAAGGGCTACTTTACTCTCATCAAGCACGTCAACTACATCCTCCGTCGACGCTTTTACCACGGATTTATGGAAGATTTTGTCATTAAATATTTCTGGGGCGCGCTTGGTCTGATGCTCTGCAGTGTTCCCGTCTTTGTCAAGATGCCTGGTCACATCGCGATGAATATGGGCGATCGAACAGAAGCCTTTGTCACTAATAGACGGATGCTTCTCTCTGCATCCGACGCATTTGGCCGTATCATGTTCTCATATAGAGAGGTTATGGAACTGGCGGGCTACACGTCTCGTGTTGCTACTCTACTGgatgtgatggatgatgtCCAGGCTGGTcactttgagaagaagctcgtcTCCTCTTCGGGCGTTGAAGGTAACGAGGCTGTTCTCAAGGGGCGTGGGACTGTCCACGAGAGTAACGATATCACTTTTATTGATGT ACCCATTATCTCGCCTAACGGTGACGTCCTCATCAAAGCTTTGTCTTTCACTCTTAAACACGGAGACCACTTGCTTGTTGTTGGGCCTAACGGCTGCGGAAAATCGTCTCTTTTCCGCATTCTCGGCGGTCTCTGGCCTGTTTATGGAGGCACAGTCTACAAACCCCCTTTCCACGCCATTTTCTACATACCCCAACGGCCTTACCTTTCCCGAGGCTCCCTTCGCCAACAAATAATTTACCCGGATTCTCTTCGCCAGATGCGTGCTCGTAGTGTGACGGACGCAGACCTTCTCGAGtatctcaagatccttggtcttgagcaCCTACCCGAATTATACGAGGAGGGTTGGGACGCTGAGGCTGAGTGGCGCGATGTTCTTTCTGGTGGTCTCCAACAGCGTGTTGCCATGGCTCGGCTCTTTTATCATCGCCCGAAGTACGCTATCCTTGACGAATGTACCAGCAGCGTTACCCTTGAGACAGAGAAAGCCATGTATGATACAGCAAAGGCCCTAGGCGTCACTCTTATGACCGTCAGTCACCGCCGAAGTTTGTGGAAGTATCACTCTCACATCCTTCAGTTTGATGGCCAGGGCAACTATGTTTtcaccaagcttgatgctgatCGACGTCTTAAacttgaggatgagaaggaagagctGGAGGTTCGGTTGCGCCAGGTCCCCGAATTGGAGCGCCGCATCGCCGAGTTGACGGCTGCTTAG
- a CDS encoding hypothetical protein (EggNog:ENOG41), with product MKLLIGLSYPSTQAAGHNQRAEGARSGRNTDELVTDFIAQLVEHLMYTLREKLGSGLVKSTSLEFVIMVPAIWSDLAKEKTKKACEQAMISASEHHVHLVSEPEAAAIYALHDLDLNALHPGDTIVVVDTGGVHKVPYCFEVVVINFFAYHH from the exons atgaagttgttgattggTTTAAGCT ACCCTTCCACACAGGCTGCTGGCCACAATCAAAGAGCCGAGGGTGCACGAAGCGGCCGAAATACCGACGAACTTGTCACCGACTTCATTGCGCAGCTCGTTGAGCATCTTATGTACACCTTGCGCGAGAAGCTCGGCAGCGGTCTTGTCAAGAGCACTTCTTTGGAATTTGTCATCATGGTACCGGCTATTTGGAGCGACTTAGCAAAGGAAAAGACTAAGAAGGCATGCGAACAAGCTATGATTTCCGCGTCCGAGCACCACGTCCATTTGGTTTCCGAACCCGAAGCAGCTGCTATTTATGCCCTTCATGACTTGGACCTGAACGCGCTTCACCCCGGAGACACCATCGTTGTGGTCGATACAGGCGGCGTACATAAAGTCCCCTACTGCTTTGAGGTAGTTGTGATCAACTTCTTTGCATACCATCATTAA